Part of the Nostoc sp. ATCC 53789 genome, AAGCTCCTGTTGGCTCATCTGCCAAAACTAATGCAGGTCGGTTGACTAAAGCACGAGCGATCGCTACCCGTTGTTGTTGTCCCCCAGATAGTTGACTAGGACGGTTAGCTATGCGTCCCTGTAATCCTACCTTTTCCAGGGCTTCTAATGCCCTTTCACGGCGTTTTGGCTTGGGTAAGTTAGCGTAAACCATTGGTAACATAACGTTTTCCAGTGCTGTTGCCCTCGCCAAGAGGTTAAATTGTTGGAAAACAAAACCTATTCTTTGGTTGCGGATATAGGCTAATTCATCATCATCAAAAGTTGTCAGGTTTCTCCCTTCAAAAATATAGTCTCCAGTTGTCGGACGATCCAGACATCCCAAAATATTCATCAGCGTGGATTTACCCGAACCTGACGCACCCATAATCGAGACATATTCCCCCTCCTCAATTGAGAGTTCAATTCCCTTAAGAATCGGAACACTAACTTCTCCCAAATGATAGGTTTTAGTAATAGATTCCATCCAAATCATTGTTGGCATAAGAATTACGAATTACGTTAGCGCAGCGTTAGCGACGCAGGAGCGTCATTACAAATTACAAATTATTTAGTCGCTTCTTAAAGCATTAATTGGATCTAATTTAGATGCGTTTCGTGCTGGAATTACCCCAGCAACTAAGCCAACACTCAATGAGAGTACAAATCCAGCAATAATCGACAAGAAAGAAATGACAAAGGGAAATTTGAAAATGCTTGAAGCTATAAAGGCTAATAAAATCCCAGTGGCCATCCCAATACCTCCGCCGACAATGGAAATTACGATCGCTTCAGCTAAAAATTGATTCAGGATTGCCGAATTGGTGGCTCCTACAGCTTTGCGAATTCCGATTTCTCGTGTCCGCTCAACTACGGAAACTAGCATAATGTTGGCAATACCAATTCCACCAACTACTAACGAAATGCCAGCGATCGCTACTACCATTACTGTAAATAAGCCTACAACACTAGTAAAAGTACTAACAATATCAGCTTGATTAGTTAGCCGAAAATCATCAGCTTGCGGCGGATAAATATTGTGACGCAGACGTAAGAGATTGGTAACTTGAAACTGAGCAGCTTCTAACTGCTCCTGATTAGCGCCTTTGACTAAAATTCCATTTACAGAAACACCTACTAAAGCATTGTTCCCAACTAGCCTCTTCGACATACTAGTTAGAGGAATGAAAACCTGGTCATCTCGATCCATCGGCCCCTGAGAGCCTTTAGGTTCCATCACCCCAATCACTTGATAAGCCTCTCCCTGAATGCGAATTTTCTCGCCGATAGGATTTACACCCTGTCCAAAGAGTGTGCTTTGAACTGTAGGGCCAAGAATAGCTACCTGTGCGACAGTATCTAGTTCTTCTTGAGTAAAATATCTCCCTTGCTGGGGGTGAGTATTTCTGACTTCTGGATAATTTAAATCTGTGCCATAAATGGTTGTTGAGGTGTTTTGTCCTGCATACACAACTTGAGCGCTGCGTTGAAGATAAGCAGAAACCATCTGTGCTGATGGCGCTTGTGTAGCGATCGCTTTTGCATCTTCCCAGGTCAAGGTGCTGCTAGAACCGACTCCTTGACGGACATTCCCGCTTCTTGCAGCACCCGCTAAGATTTGGATCACATCTGTACCCAATGCTTGTATCTGTTGCTCTACGCCCTTTTGCACTCCCTGACCGACAGAAGTAATAGCAATGACTGAGGAAATCCCAATAATCACGCCCAACATCGTTAGACCTGTGCGTAATTTGTTACTCCACAATGTCTCTGCCGCCATTGTCAAGATTTCCAGCAACGGTACTGTGCGGGTCTTCTTAGCTTTGTAAAAGCCCTTAAATATCTTAAACATAAGGTTTTATTTAAAGAAGAATGCAGAATTCAGAATCCAGAATTCAGAATCAATTAGTGGGGGAATTAAACCCACATATTTATCCGTCAGTCAGGCTCGAATTCATACTGTTAGCGGATAGCTAAGGTTTAGCCCATTCTGACTACTGACTCCTGAATTCTTTCTTGTTAAAACTCACTTTAAGGGGAACCACCACCGGAACGACCACCGCCGCCACCGGCTCCACCGCCTCCTCTTCCACCACCGCCACCGCCAGTTCCACCGCCTCCTCCTAGACCAGGGAAAACTCCTCCTCGTGGTGTTGATTGCGGACGTGACCCTGGTGGGAAACTGAGTAATACTCTCTCGTCTCCTGTCAATCCAGACTTAACTTCGGTAAAGTTATTTGCGGTGACTCCAGTCTCGATGCGAGTAAAAACAGGTTTGTTATCTGCTCCAGCCACATATACACCTGTGGCATTTTGTTGGCGCACAACTGAAGCAGTTGGTACTACTAAAACATTTTCAACTTGACCGACTTGAAAATCTACTTCTGCATTCATCCCAGACCGCAGTAATCTTTGAGGGTCTGAAAGTGATATTCTCACTTCAAAACTGGTAACGTTTTGTTCTACTATTGCTTGGGCAGCGATTT contains:
- a CDS encoding ABC transporter ATP-binding protein, whose amino-acid sequence is MPTMIWMESITKTYHLGEVSVPILKGIELSIEEGEYVSIMGASGSGKSTLMNILGCLDRPTTGDYIFEGRNLTTFDDDELAYIRNQRIGFVFQQFNLLARATALENVMLPMVYANLPKPKRRERALEALEKVGLQGRIANRPSQLSGGQQQRVAIARALVNRPALVLADEPTGALDTETSHEVMNLLTELNDQGITIVIVTHEPDIAAQTKRIIRVQDGLIVG
- a CDS encoding ABC transporter permease, producing the protein MFKGFYKAKKTRTVPLLEILTMAAETLWSNKLRTGLTMLGVIIGISSVIAITSVGQGVQKGVEQQIQALGTDVIQILAGAARSGNVRQGVGSSSTLTWEDAKAIATQAPSAQMVSAYLQRSAQVVYAGQNTSTTIYGTDLNYPEVRNTHPQQGRYFTQEELDTVAQVAILGPTVQSTLFGQGVNPIGEKIRIQGEAYQVIGVMEPKGSQGPMDRDDQVFIPLTSMSKRLVGNNALVGVSVNGILVKGANQEQLEAAQFQVTNLLRLRHNIYPPQADDFRLTNQADIVSTFTSVVGLFTVMVVAIAGISLVVGGIGIANIMLVSVVERTREIGIRKAVGATNSAILNQFLAEAIVISIVGGGIGMATGILLAFIASSIFKFPFVISFLSIIAGFVLSLSVGLVAGVIPARNASKLDPINALRSD